In Microbacterium sp. 1.5R, the following are encoded in one genomic region:
- a CDS encoding CPBP family intramembrane glutamic endopeptidase: MITAQRISATWPAVVSALLVCAAAPAFFVVQIPWLGWALLALGVGSAWLVERRLPVTADQTVRVGTRRESARVVGTSRQPSLTRDLSLIALGMLIVSVIPLAAELDNLAMLRFTLALGGAVAVPYVVSRFVFRDRAIGFPWRAHRRWGLLQWGWLVAVLVLGWLILPFYFITSGVYQNWPVVDSPDLIARLFVGVGAVGIWDELFFICTVFALLRRHFPDALANVLQMIVFVSFLWELGYREWGPLLTIPFALLQGFIFIRTHSLAYVVTVHLLFDAVVFGVLVHAHNPGLLPIFLI, translated from the coding sequence GTGATCACCGCGCAGCGCATCTCGGCGACGTGGCCGGCGGTCGTCTCCGCGCTCCTCGTGTGCGCTGCGGCGCCGGCGTTCTTCGTGGTGCAGATCCCGTGGCTCGGCTGGGCGCTGCTCGCACTCGGCGTCGGGAGCGCGTGGCTCGTCGAGCGCCGTCTGCCGGTGACGGCGGATCAGACGGTGCGCGTGGGCACGCGTCGCGAGAGCGCCCGAGTCGTGGGGACCAGCCGTCAGCCCTCACTCACCAGGGACCTGTCCCTGATCGCCCTCGGCATGCTCATCGTCAGCGTGATCCCGCTCGCGGCAGAGCTCGACAACCTCGCGATGCTGCGGTTCACGCTCGCCCTCGGCGGCGCGGTGGCGGTTCCGTACGTCGTCTCCCGCTTCGTGTTCCGCGACCGGGCGATCGGCTTCCCCTGGCGGGCGCACCGCCGGTGGGGGCTCCTGCAGTGGGGCTGGCTCGTCGCCGTCCTGGTGCTCGGCTGGCTGATCCTGCCGTTCTACTTCATCACCAGCGGCGTCTATCAGAACTGGCCGGTCGTGGACTCGCCCGACCTCATCGCCCGGCTGTTCGTCGGCGTCGGAGCGGTCGGCATCTGGGACGAGCTGTTCTTCATCTGCACCGTCTTCGCCCTGCTGCGCAGGCATTTCCCCGACGCCCTCGCCAACGTGCTGCAGATGATCGTGTTCGTCTCATTCCTGTGGGAGCTGGGCTATCGCGAGTGGGGACCGCTGCTGACCATCCCGTTCGCGCTGCTGCAGGGGTTCATCTTCATTCGGACGCACTCGCTGGCCTATGTCGTCACGGTGCACCTGCTGTTCGATGCGGTGGTGTTCGGAGTGCTCGTGCACGCCCACAACCCCGGGCTTCTGCCGATCTTCCTGATCTAG
- a CDS encoding DUF1304 domain-containing protein encodes MLIVGLVLAAAAAAFHVFIFALESLRWTEPETRKIFGVASEADALTTKALAFNQGFYNLFLALTALLGVGFVIIGFTTVGLTLVFAGTGMMLAAALVLILSDRTKARAAVMQGTLPLLALIATAIAVSIG; translated from the coding sequence ATGCTCATCGTCGGACTCGTCCTCGCCGCGGCCGCTGCCGCCTTCCACGTCTTCATCTTCGCGCTCGAGTCGCTGAGATGGACAGAGCCCGAGACGAGGAAGATCTTCGGCGTCGCGAGCGAGGCGGACGCCCTCACGACGAAGGCGCTCGCCTTCAACCAGGGCTTCTACAACCTGTTCCTCGCGCTGACCGCGCTGCTCGGCGTCGGCTTCGTGATCATCGGCTTCACAACGGTGGGACTGACTCTCGTGTTCGCCGGAACGGGGATGATGCTCGCCGCCGCACTGGTGCTGATCCTCTCCGATCGCACGAAGGCGCGTGCCGCGGTGATGCAGGGCACGCTGCCGCTCCTCGCCCTGATCGCGACCGCGATCGCCGTCTCGATCGGCTGA